The Pseudomonadota bacterium genomic sequence GAGCAGGAGCGAGCGCGAGCTGCTGCGACAAGAACTGATGTTTCAGGAGCCGTTGCCTGCAAACGCCTTGCCGCGGGGTGTGGTGCATGCTGACCTGTTTCGCGACAACGTATTGTTCACCGGGGATACCCTCAGCGGTGTCATCGATTTCTACTATGCGTGCTACGACAGCCTGATCCTCGATCTGGCGGTGACCGCCAATGACGGGTGCCCCGATGGGCAGGGACGCTGGCGCTGGCCGCTGCTCGCGGTGCTGTGCGCAGGCTATCAGCGCGAACGCTCCCTCACCCGGGTCGAGAAGGCGTCGTGGCCGGCGATGCTCCGTGCGGCAGCGCTGCGCTTCTGGCTGTTGCGGCGGCTGGAGTGGCATTTTCCGCGTGCCGCCCCCGTGGGATACCGCAAAGACCCCGGTGAATACCAGTACATCCTGCGGTTGCACTGGGAAGACGGAGAGGATGCGAAGGGCTGTCCAGCCTAGCCGGTCGGGGCGACCACGCCGCGACTGGTGTACAATTTGCAGCCTTTGACGCCACATCCGACAGGACGAATGACGTGGAACAGTATCGTGGAACCACCATACTCGCCGTGCGCCGCAATGGTGCGGTAGTGATCGGCGGTGACGGTCAGGTCACTCTCGGCAACACGATCATGAAGGGCAACGCCCGTAAGGTGCGCCGGTTATACCATGATCGCGTCGTGGCCGGTTTCGCCGGCGGCACGGCCGACGCCTTTACCCTGTTCGAGCGTTTCGAAGGCAAGCTGGAAAAACACAGCGGCAACCTCACCCGCGCTGCGGTCGAGCTGGCCAAGGACTGGCGGACCGATCGCATGTTGCGCCGTCTGGAGGCACTGTTGATCGTCGCCGATAGCGTGGCCAGCCTGGTGCTCTCGGGTAACGGCGATGTGATCGAGCCCGAGCATGACCTGGTCGCTATCGGTTCGGGAGGACCATTCGCGCAAGCAGCCGCTCGGGCGCTGATGGAACACACCGAGTATTCGGCGCGTGAGATCGTCGAGCAGG encodes the following:
- a CDS encoding ATP-dependent protease subunit HslV; this encodes MEQYRGTTILAVRRNGAVVIGGDGQVTLGNTIMKGNARKVRRLYHDRVVAGFAGGTADAFTLFERFEGKLEKHSGNLTRAAVELAKDWRTDRMLRRLEALLIVADSVASLVLSGNGDVIEPEHDLVAIGSGGPFAQAAARALMEHTEYSAREIVEQAMGIAADICIYTNRNLVVEVLSGD